The genomic window AGGTGGAGGGGCTCACCGGCCTCGCCGAGTACCGCAACGGCGGTCTGCTGATCGACCTCGGGTTGCTCGAGGTCCGCGGCGGCCTGCGCGCTGACCCGATCCCGCCGGACCACCCGCTGGTGGTCGAGTGGCGGGCCTGCACCGTCGCCGCCCTCGACCACATCGCGGTGCACCTCGACCGCCACCTGCCCGAGGAGCGGCGCGGGCTCGGACTGGCCCAGATCCTCGAGGTCGGGACCTGGCCCCTCGGCCGGCGCCTGGCCGCCGAGCGCCGACCCGACGCCGCACCCCCCATCGCCGTCGAGTCCGACGGCACGGTCTTCTGACCCCGACGAAGCGAGGACCCGTGGCCACCATCTCGACCCTCCGCAGCGCCGCGGTGCGGCACTACCTGGACCAGCTGAAGGACACCGGCCGGGGACGGGCGACGTTCCGCGATGCCCTGGGCAACATCACGACGCTGCTCGTGGCCCACGCCCTGGCCGAGCTCGGCGACCCCGACGACGTGGTCTTCGTCCCGATCATCCGCGGCGGCCTCGGGATGGTCGAGGGAGCCCTCGCCGCCTCCCCCGGAGCGGCGGTCGGGCACGTGGGGATCTACCGGGACCGGACGAGCCGCGACGTGATCGAGTACTACTCGCGCGTCCCGGCCGCCGAGGGGCAGGTCGCGATCGTGCTCGACCCGATGATGGCGAGCGGCGGCACCATGCTCGCGGCGGTCGAGGCGGTCGAGTCCGCCGGCTACTCCGCCGTCGCCGTGGCCACCGTCGTCGCCGCTCGCCAGGGGTGCGACCTGCTCGCCGAGGAAGCCCCGGCGCTCACCCACCTCTTCACCTGCGAGATCGACGACCACCCGCCCGAGGTGGGGGCGCTCCGCAACGGCCTCGGCGACGCCGGCGCGCGACTGTACGGCACGGCCTGACCCGGCGATGATCTGCCCATGACCGACATCGCCGCCCGCTACCGACGCCTCGCCGCCCGCTTCACCGAGATCGCCGAGGCGGTGCCCGACGACCGCTGGGACGCCGCCTCCCCCTGCGAGGGGTGGACCGTCGCCGACGTCGTCGCCCACGTCGCCGACAGCCAGGTGGACTTCCTGTCCCGCCACGACCTCCTCGACGGTGCGGTCGACCCCGACGCCCACCCCCTCGCGCGGTGGGTCGCGGTGCGGGACCGGTTCCAGGCCGCCCTCGACGACCCCGAGGTCGCCGACCGGACCTACGACGGGTACTTCGGCCCCACGACGATCGGCGAGACCGCCGAGACCTTCTACACCGGCGACCTGCTCGTCCACGGCTGGGACGTCGCCCGCGGTGCCGGGCTCGGGCACCTGGAGTCGCTGCCGGCCGACGAGGTGGACCGCGTCCTCGCGTCGATGCAGGACCTGCCGGAGGAGGCCCTCCGGTCCGAGCAGGTGTACGGCCCGGCGATCGAGGTGCCCGAGGACGCGGACCCCCAGACCCGCTTCCTCGCGTTCACCGGCCGCCGCCCCTGACCGCACGGCGGGTCCGGTTCGACGGCTCCCGCACGGGGGACGGTCGGCCCATGAGCTACGACTCCGCCGTCGCCCACATGAACGACGACCACGCCGAGCACGTCCTGGTGATCGCCCAGGCCTTCGGCTCGGTGCCCCACGCGACGCGGGCGCGGATCGTGGCGATGGACGACGCCGGCATGGACCTCGAGGCCGAGGTCGAGGACGGCGCGACCCGCCACACCCGCGTGCCCTTCGACCCGCCGATCACCGACCAGACGGTGCGGGAGCGGATGGTCGAGCTGACCCGTCAGGCATCCGAGGCGCTGGGCAAGGACCTGGGTGAGACATGACGGGTGAGACATGACGGGTCCCGGCCCGAGGGGGTCGAGGGCCTCCGCGGGACCGGGACCTCCGGCCTGAGCCCGCGGGGGGCAGGAAGCCGATCCTGTCGACGTCACACCCCGTCGACAGAAGAGGAGCGCTCGGATGAGCGCCATCGACCCGTCCCCCCACCCGCTGCAGATCGCCACCCGGGCCCCCGAACCCGTCGCACCCGCCCCGCCGCCCGGCTGGCAGATCGCCCTCCGCTGGATCGTCCCGATCGGCATCGGCGCGCTGATACGCGTGTTCCCCGTGCCGGACGGCGTCGAGCCGGCCGGCTGGTCGCTGCTGGCGGTCTTCGTCGCGACGATCGCGGCGATCATCGCCAAGCCGGCCCCGATGGGCGTCGTGTCCGTCATCGGCCTCACGTTCGCCGCGACCGCCGGCATCCTCACGATCGACGAGGCGCTGAGCGGCTTCGGCAACTCGGCCATCTGGCTGATCGTCCTGGCGTTCTTCATCGCCCGCGGGTTCATCAAGACCGGCCTCGGCGCCCGGATCGCGTTCCTGTTCGTCAAGCTGCTCGGCAAGAGGACCGTGGGGCTGGCCTACGGGCTGGCCGCCACCGACCTGGTGCTGTCACCGGCGATGCCGTCGACGACCGCCCGCGCCGGCGGGGTGATCTTCCCGATCCTGCGGTCGCTGGCGAGCGCCTTCGAGAGCGAGCCGAACGACCCGAGCGCCACGCGGATGGGGTCCTACCTGACCAACTGCGCGATGCAGGTCAACGCCGTGACCGGCGGCATGTTCGCCACGGCCATGGCCGCCAACCCGATCATCGTCGACCTCGCCACCGAGGGTGAGGTGCAGCTGTCGTGGGGCACCTGGGCGCTGGCCGCGATCGTCCCGGGCCTGGTCGCCCTCGCCGTCCTGCCCCTCGTCATCCTGAAGCTCGACCCGCCCGAGGTCCGCGAGAGCCCCGGCGCCACGGAGTACGCGAAGAGCGAGCTGGCCAGCATGGGCACGCTCCGCCGCGACGAGAAGCTGATGCTCGGCGTGTTCGGCCTGCTCCTCGGCCTGTGGATGCTCGGCGACCCGCTGTTCGGCATGGGCGCGACGGTCGCCGCGATGATCGGGCTGTCCGTCCTGCTGGTGACCGACGTCCTCACCTGGGAGGACATCAAGGCCGAGAAGGGCGCCTGGGACACCCTCGTCTGGTTCGCGGTCCTGGTGACGATGGCCAAGTTCCTGTCCGAGCTCGGCGTCATCGGCTGGTTCTCCGACGTGATGAGCGGGGCGGTCGACGGCTTCGGCTGGCCCCTCGCCCTGGCGGTCCTGATCGGCGTCTACGTCTACGGCCACTACTTCTTCGCCTCGATGACCGCGCAGGTCACCGCGATGTACGCCGCCTTCATGGGCGCGGCCGTCGTCGCCGGCGCCCCGGCCTTCCTCGCCGCGATCGGCCTGGCCGTCGCCAGCAACCTGATGGGCGGCCTGACCCACTACGCCTCCGGCCCCGCCCCGGTGCTCTTCGGCGCCGGCTACATGTCGGTGGGCAAGTGGTGGACCGTCGGCCTGGTCTCGAGCATCGTCACCCTCGGGATCTTCGGGACCGTGGGGGTCGGTTGGACCAAGCTGCTGGGGTTGTGGTGACCGCCACGCTCACCCGCAGCGAGCAGACGGGGTCGGCCACGCAGCCGGCCCCGCCCCGGCCCAGCACCGTCCTGCTCAAGGTCGCCATGGCCGTCAGCGGCGTCGTGCTGTTCGGGTTCGTGCTCATCCACATGATCGGGAACCTGAAGATCTACCTGGGCGCAGAGGCGATCGACCGCTACAGCGCGTGGCTGCTCGACCTCCTGTACCCGCTCCTGCCCCACGAGGGGCTGTTGTGGATCATGCGGATCGCCCTGCTGGCGGCCGTCGTGGTGCACATGGCGGCCGCCGTCGTCCTCACCCGCCGGAGCCGGCGGGCGGCCGGCGGCGGACGACGACCCCGCGCGCGGTCCTTCACCGCACGGACCATGCCCGTCACCGGCATCGCACTGGCGCTGTTCATCGTCTTCCACGTCCTCGACCTGACCACCGGCACGGCGAACCCGGACTTCGTGCGCGGCGACGTCTACGCCAACGTCGTCGCCAGCTTCAGCCGCTGGCCGGTCGCGCTGGTCTACCTGTCGGCGATCGGGCTGCTCGGCAGCCACCTGCTGCACGGGCTGTGGAGCGCGTTCACCACGCTCGGCGCGACCGGGCCCCGGGTCCGCACCGCGGCCAAGTACGTCGCCGTCGGCCTCGCCGGGATCGTCGTGGTCGGCAACGCCTCGATCCCCGTCGCCGTCCAGCTCGGCCTGATCGGCTGACCCCGCCGGTCGTTCGACCGCCACCGCCCAGGAGCGAACCATGACCGCCATCGACCTCCGCCGCACCATCGGCGCCCCGATCGCCGGGCACGTCCCCGCCGGGGACGTCGCCGGCCTGTGGGACGCCCGCTGCGCGGACTACCGGCTGATCAACCCCGCCAACCGGCGGCGCTTCACCGTGATCGTCGTCGGCACGGGGCTGGCCGGGGCCGGCTGCGCGGCCACCCTCGGGGAGCTCGGCTACCACGTCGAGTCCTTCACCATCCACGACGCGCCCCGTCGCGCGCACTCCGTCGCCGCCCAGGGGGGCATCAACGCGGCGCGGGCCCGCAAGGCCGACGGTGACAGCGTCACCCGGTTCGTGAAGGACACGGTGAAGGGCGGTGACTTCCGCGCCCGCGAGGCCGACGCCCAGCGCCTCGGCGAGCTGAGCGTCCGCGTGATCGACCACCTGACCGCACTCGGTGTCCCGTTCGCGCGGGAGTACGGCGGAGCGCTCGCGACCCGCTCCTTCGGCGGGGTGCAGGTCAGCCGGACCTACTACGCCCGCAGCCAGACCGGCCAGCAGCTGCAGATCGCGGGCAGCCAGGCGCTGCTCCGCCAGGTCGCGGCGGGCACGGTGCGGTTGCACACGCGCCACGAGATGCTCGACCTCATCGTCGCCGACGGTCGTGCCCAGGGCATCGTCGTCCGCGACCTGGTCACCGGCCAGGTCCGACCGGTCATGGCCCACGCCGTCGTGCTCGCCACCGGCGGGTACGGCAACGTCTACTTCAAGTCGACCCTCGCGAAGGCCTCGAACGCCACCGCGGCGTGGCGGGCGCACCGCCGCGGCGCGCTGCTCGCCCACCCCTCCTTCATCCAGTTCCACCCGACGTCGCTGCCCCTCACCAGCCGCTGGCAGTCGAAGACGACGCTGATGAGCGAGTCGCTCCGCAACGACGGCCGCGTGTGGGTGCCCCTCGACCCCGCGGACGTCGACCTGCCGCCCGGCGACATCGCCGAGGACCGCCGCGACTACTACCTCGAGCGGAAGTACCCCGCGTTCGGCAACCTCGTCCCCCGGGACGTCGCCAGCCGCAACGCGAAGGCCGTCCTGGACGAGGGGCGAGGGGTCGGGCCGCTGCGCAACGGCGTGTACCTCGACTTCCGCGACGCGATCGCGCGGGTCGGACGCGAGGTGATCGCCGAGCGGTACGGCAACCTGTTCCACCTCTACGCAGACGCCACCGGCGAGGACCCGTGGGAGGTGCCGATGCGCATCGCGCCCGGTCCCCACTTCACGATGGGCGGGTTGTGGACCGACTACGACGCGATGAGCTCCATCCCGGGCCTGTTCGTCGGCGGGGAGGCCAGCTGGGCCTACCACGGCGCCAACCGGCTGGGCGCCAACTCGCTGCTCAGCGCGTCCGTCGATGGCTGGTTCGTGCTGCCGTGGTCGATCCCGAACTACCTGGCGCCGCTGCTCGGGACCCCGGTGCTCGACGACGACCACCCCGCGGCGGTGGCAGCGGTCGCGGACGTCACCGGTCGGGTCGACCGTCTGCTCCGCATCGGCGGGTCCCGGGGCCCCGATCGGTTCCACGCCGAGCTCGGCGAGGCGCTGACCGACGCCTGCGGGGTGTCCCGCAGCGCGGAGGGGCTGACGAAGGGCATCGACGCCATCCGCGACCTGCGGTCGGAGTTCTGGCGCGACGTCCGGGTCGTGGGCGCGGGGTCGCGGCTCAACCAGGAGCTCGAGCGCGCCGGCCGGGTCGCCGACTACCTCGAGCTGGCGGAGCTGATGTGCGTCGACGCCCTCGACCGGGAGGAGTCCTGCGGCGCCCACTTCCGCGTCGAGCACGTCACGCCGGACGGCGAGGCGCAGCGCGACGACGACCGGTGGGCGTTCGCGTCCGCCTGGGAGACCCCGGCCGACGGCGGGCCGCCCATCCGCCACGACGAGGCGCTGACGTTCAGCGCCGTCCCGCTGCAGACCAGGAGCTACACGTGATCACGCTCACCATCGACGTGTGGCGCCAGGACGGACCCGACGTCCCCGGCCGCTTCGAGCGGCATCAGGTCACCGACGCCACGCCGGAGATGAGCCTGCTCGAGCTGCTCGACCGGTTGAACGACCAGCTGGTCGGCGAGGGGCGCGAGCCGGTCGCGTTCGACCACGACTGCCGCGAGGGGATCTGCGGCACCTGCGGGGTCACCGTCGACGGCCGTCCCCACGGACCGGTGCCGAACACCCCGACGTGCCACCAGCACGTCCGGTCCTTCGCCGACGGCGACCGCGTCACCCTCGAGCCGTTCCGCGCTGCCGGGTTCCGGGTCGTCCGCGACCTCGTCGTCGACCGCTCGGCGCTCGACCGGATCATCGCGGCCGGCGGGACGGTGTCGGTCGACACCGGCACCGCCCCGGACGCCGACGCCCAACCGGTGCACCACGACGTCGCCGAGCAGGCGATGGACTTCGCCGCCTGCATCGGGTGCGGGGCCTGCGTCGCCGCCTGCCCCAACGCCGCGGCCCACCTGTTCACCGGCGCGAAGCTCGCCCAGCTCGCCCTGCTGCCCCAGGGCGCGGTCGAGCGGACCGAGCGGGC from Euzebya sp. includes these protein-coding regions:
- the upp gene encoding uracil phosphoribosyltransferase, which codes for MATISTLRSAAVRHYLDQLKDTGRGRATFRDALGNITTLLVAHALAELGDPDDVVFVPIIRGGLGMVEGALAASPGAAVGHVGIYRDRTSRDVIEYYSRVPAAEGQVAIVLDPMMASGGTMLAAVEAVESAGYSAVAVATVVAARQGCDLLAEEAPALTHLFTCEIDDHPPEVGALRNGLGDAGARLYGTA
- a CDS encoding TIGR03086 family metal-binding protein, encoding MTDIAARYRRLAARFTEIAEAVPDDRWDAASPCEGWTVADVVAHVADSQVDFLSRHDLLDGAVDPDAHPLARWVAVRDRFQAALDDPEVADRTYDGYFGPTTIGETAETFYTGDLLVHGWDVARGAGLGHLESLPADEVDRVLASMQDLPEEALRSEQVYGPAIEVPEDADPQTRFLAFTGRRP
- a CDS encoding DUF2470 domain-containing protein translates to MSYDSAVAHMNDDHAEHVLVIAQAFGSVPHATRARIVAMDDAGMDLEAEVEDGATRHTRVPFDPPITDQTVRERMVELTRQASEALGKDLGET
- a CDS encoding DASS family sodium-coupled anion symporter, whose protein sequence is MSAIDPSPHPLQIATRAPEPVAPAPPPGWQIALRWIVPIGIGALIRVFPVPDGVEPAGWSLLAVFVATIAAIIAKPAPMGVVSVIGLTFAATAGILTIDEALSGFGNSAIWLIVLAFFIARGFIKTGLGARIAFLFVKLLGKRTVGLAYGLAATDLVLSPAMPSTTARAGGVIFPILRSLASAFESEPNDPSATRMGSYLTNCAMQVNAVTGGMFATAMAANPIIVDLATEGEVQLSWGTWALAAIVPGLVALAVLPLVILKLDPPEVRESPGATEYAKSELASMGTLRRDEKLMLGVFGLLLGLWMLGDPLFGMGATVAAMIGLSVLLVTDVLTWEDIKAEKGAWDTLVWFAVLVTMAKFLSELGVIGWFSDVMSGAVDGFGWPLALAVLIGVYVYGHYFFASMTAQVTAMYAAFMGAAVVAGAPAFLAAIGLAVASNLMGGLTHYASGPAPVLFGAGYMSVGKWWTVGLVSSIVTLGIFGTVGVGWTKLLGLW
- a CDS encoding succinate dehydrogenase cytochrome b subunit — its product is MTATLTRSEQTGSATQPAPPRPSTVLLKVAMAVSGVVLFGFVLIHMIGNLKIYLGAEAIDRYSAWLLDLLYPLLPHEGLLWIMRIALLAAVVVHMAAAVVLTRRSRRAAGGGRRPRARSFTARTMPVTGIALALFIVFHVLDLTTGTANPDFVRGDVYANVVASFSRWPVALVYLSAIGLLGSHLLHGLWSAFTTLGATGPRVRTAAKYVAVGLAGIVVVGNASIPVAVQLGLIG
- a CDS encoding fumarate reductase/succinate dehydrogenase flavoprotein subunit; its protein translation is MTAIDLRRTIGAPIAGHVPAGDVAGLWDARCADYRLINPANRRRFTVIVVGTGLAGAGCAATLGELGYHVESFTIHDAPRRAHSVAAQGGINAARARKADGDSVTRFVKDTVKGGDFRAREADAQRLGELSVRVIDHLTALGVPFAREYGGALATRSFGGVQVSRTYYARSQTGQQLQIAGSQALLRQVAAGTVRLHTRHEMLDLIVADGRAQGIVVRDLVTGQVRPVMAHAVVLATGGYGNVYFKSTLAKASNATAAWRAHRRGALLAHPSFIQFHPTSLPLTSRWQSKTTLMSESLRNDGRVWVPLDPADVDLPPGDIAEDRRDYYLERKYPAFGNLVPRDVASRNAKAVLDEGRGVGPLRNGVYLDFRDAIARVGREVIAERYGNLFHLYADATGEDPWEVPMRIAPGPHFTMGGLWTDYDAMSSIPGLFVGGEASWAYHGANRLGANSLLSASVDGWFVLPWSIPNYLAPLLGTPVLDDDHPAAVAAVADVTGRVDRLLRIGGSRGPDRFHAELGEALTDACGVSRSAEGLTKGIDAIRDLRSEFWRDVRVVGAGSRLNQELERAGRVADYLELAELMCVDALDREESCGAHFRVEHVTPDGEAQRDDDRWAFASAWETPADGGPPIRHDEALTFSAVPLQTRSYT
- a CDS encoding succinate dehydrogenase/fumarate reductase iron-sulfur subunit; amino-acid sequence: MTLTIDVWRQDGPDVPGRFERHQVTDATPEMSLLELLDRLNDQLVGEGREPVAFDHDCREGICGTCGVTVDGRPHGPVPNTPTCHQHVRSFADGDRVTLEPFRAAGFRVVRDLVVDRSALDRIIAAGGTVSVDTGTAPDADAQPVHHDVAEQAMDFAACIGCGACVAACPNAAAHLFTGAKLAQLALLPQGAVERTERAQSMTAVMEEHFGSCTTYGECVEVCPAGIPLVAIARLNREVVRSRFGRRRSGRR